A window of Cottoperca gobio chromosome 16, fCotGob3.1, whole genome shotgun sequence contains these coding sequences:
- the LOC115021205 gene encoding C-X-C chemokine receptor type 3-like gives MNMEVDLDGLFHQNDTFDYDNYEYKDDFETSAIEGVSIPVLYSVALVIGLLGNGLLLAVLAQKRRNWSISDTFILHLSVADLLLLGMLPFWAAQATQSGWCFGSFLCKISGAVFNINFYCGIFLLVCISLDCYLSLVPTTQLYSQKKPRLAHISCLSVWLGCLILTIPDCVFLVAHRDHAQAKTLCVHCYSQSLIYWERVSRLLYHTLGFLLPAAALIICCSCILLRLQRCSESLQKKRAAMVVLPLVAVFLLCWTPYNITLIVETFRSSSKGTDNVVCSNPERSLKKALKVTSALGCIHACLRPLLYLGLCGNFRKRTLAMLRRATDVSKSSLWELGVGEEALPDPNQDAEELKSMTSVEHQVQSSQC, from the exons ATGAACATGGAAGTGGATCTTGATGGATTATTTCACCAGAACGACACCTTCGACTACGATAACTATGAGTATAAAGACGACTTTGAGACAAGCGCCATTGAAGGAGTGTCGATCCCGGTTCTGTACTCCGTGGCGCTGGTTATAGGTCTGCTGGGGAATGGACTCCTCCTGGCCGTCCTGGCTCAGAAGAGGCGTAACTGGAGTATATCAGACACCTTCATCCTCCACCTGAGTGTCGccgacctgctgctgctggggatGCTGCCCTTCTGGGCGGCACAGGCCACTCAAAGTGGATGGTGCTTTGGGAGTTTTCTTTGCAAGATCAGTGGAGCTGTCTTTAAT ATCAACTTCTACTGTGGGATCTTTCTGCTGGTTTGCATCAGTCTGGATTGCTACCTGTCCCTCGTCCCCACCACCCAGCTGTACTCCCAGAAGAAGCCCAGGTTGGCTCACATCAGCTGCCTGTCGGTGTGGCTCGGCTGCCTGATCCTCACCATCCCTGACTGTGTTTTCCTGGTGGCCCATCGTGATCATGCACAAGCTAAAACACTGTGTGTTCACTGCTACTCTCAGTCACTAATTTACTGGGAGCGGGTGTCACGCCTGCTATACCACACGCTGGGCTTCCTGCTGCCTGCAGCCGCCCTGATCATCTGCTGCTCCTGCATCCTGCTGCGGCTGCAGCGCTGCTCTGAAAGCCTCCAGAAGAAGAGGGCCGCGATGGTTGTCCTGCCCCTTGTAGCGGTCTTCCTTCTCTGCTGGACACCGTACAACATCACACTCATTGTGGAAACCTTCAGAAGCAGCTCTAAGGGAACTGATAATGTtgtgtgtagtaatcctgaacGTTCCCTGAAGAAAGCTCTGAAGGTCACTTCTGCTCTGGGCTGCATCCACGCCTGCCTCAGGCCTCTGCTCTATCTCGGCCTGTGTGGAAACTTTAGGAAACGGACACTGGCCATGTTGAGACGTGCTACAGATGTGTCTAAGAGCTCGCTGTGGGAGTTAGGTGTGGGCGAGGAGGCCCTGCCTGACCCGAATCAGGATGCGGAAGAGCTGAAATCGATGACGAGTGTGGAACATCAGGTGCAGTCCAGTCAGTGCTGA
- the cxcr3.1 gene encoding C-X-C chemokine receptor type 3.1: MEWIDGIGDLYDNSSSGDYCCDDGGDVCDLKEGKQFEAVFIPVLYSVAFVVGVLGNGVLLGVLAQSRRTWSVTDTFILHLGVADILLLLTLPLWAAQSAQVQGWTFGTPLCKITGAVFTINFYCGIFLLACISLDRYLSIVHATQMYSRRKPWVVHVSCSAVWLFSLLLSIPDWIFLEAVHDERRDKTVCVCNYFKFNSETVGDWRLASRLIYHTVGFLLPSAALIFCYSCILCRLHSGSQGLQKQKAFRIIVAVVMVFFICWTPYNITLMVDTLTSNNTITDRCGVQTSLDKAKIVTSSVGYLHCSLNPILYAFVGVKFRRQLLDILRSLGCKLKMSPKLQSVGPSRRSSLWSNSADTSNSIAV, from the exons ATGGAATGGATTGATGGCATTGGTGATTTATATGACAATTCCTCTTCCGGGGACTATTGttgtgatgatggtggtgatgtgTGCGACCTGAAGGAGGGAAAGCAGTTTGAGGCGGTGTTCATCCCAGTTCTGTACTCGGTGGCGTTTGTTGTGGGTGTCCTGGGGAACGGGGTGCTGCTGGGAGTTCTGGCTCAGAGCAGGAGGACGTGGAGTGTGACAGACACCTTCATCCTCCACCTGGGTGTGGCAGACATCCTGCTGCTGTTGACGCTGCCCCTCTGGGCTGCACAGTCCGCTCAAGTTCAAGGATGGACCTTTGGCACTCCTCTCTGTAAGATCACTGGAGCTGTTTTTACG ATCAACTTCTACTGTGGGATCTTTCTGCTGGCCTGCATCAGTCTGGACCGCTACCTGTCCATCGTCCACGCCACCCAGATGTACTCCCGCAGGAAGCCCTGGGTCGTGCACGTCAGCTGCTCGGCAGTGTGGCTCttctccctgctcctctccaTCCCTGACTGGATCTTTTTGGAAGCTGTGCACGATGAAAGACGAGacaaaacagtgtgtgtttgcaactACTTCAAGTTTAACTCTGAGACAGTCGGTGACTGGCGACTGGCATCACGCCTGATCTACCACACGGTGGGCTTCCTGCTGCCTTCAGCCGCCTTGATCTTCTGCTACTCCTGCATCCTGTGCCGGCTGCACAGCGGCTCCCAAGGCCTTCAAAAGCAGAAAGCTTTCAGGATCATAGTGGCCGTGGTGATGGTTTTCTTCATCTGCTGGACGCCATACAACATCACACTCATGGTGGACACACTTACTTCGAACAACACCATCACAGACAGATGTGGAGTCCAAACGTCTCTGGACAAAGCCAAGATAGTCACCTCCTCCGTGGGTTACCTCCACTGCAGCCTCAATCCCATCCTGTACGCCTTCGTGGGTGTGAAGTTCCGCCGTCAGCTCCTGGACATCCTGAGGTCTCTGGGCTGCAAGCTGAAGATGAGTCCCAAATTGCAATCTGTTGGTCCGAGCAGGAGAAGCTCCTTATGGTCCAACTCTGCCGACACCTCCAACTCCATCGCTGTCTGA
- the trim35-28 gene encoding LOW QUALITY PROTEIN: tripartite motif containing 35-28 (The sequence of the model RefSeq protein was modified relative to this genomic sequence to represent the inferred CDS: deleted 1 base in 1 codon): MEEDMQEDMQEECQPLRQDLSCPVCQGIFQDPVLLPCTHSFCRECLQRSFQFNKKCPVCRDAFEEGQAISNRALSRTCETFLKQSNWHPKRVRRNEDTCNLHLKPLELYCEKDEEPVCVDCVSLHSSHRLYSLRDGASVCKRELGYKVQIFEKKVESYKKCTRKLSNSVEYIKYQAGQAEKQIKVEFERLHKLLLTEEALRLKALADEEEQKIASIQELIESTNEDIMALNKLSETLKKEMGNEDLPLLRNFQKLKRNTQWTRQEPCFLDDSLLNMGNHVGALSFNIWKNMQAHVKYYPVMLDPNTASPWLFLNPDLSSVKESSERLTVPDNPERFDPCVFVLGAEGYRSGKHRWDVIVGDNPKWIVGVCKESVPRKKKFTVSTNRGVWSMGLSKGLYTVSTQERTEVQVQQRPERIRIKLNMDKGEVSFWDGGTSKHLVTLTHKFDEKMYPMFGPGLFTTPMILAPGKIAVHTS; the protein is encoded by the exons ATGGAGGAGGATATGCAGGAAGATATGCAGGAAGAGTGTCAACCTCTCCGGCAGGACCTGTCCTGCCCCGTGTGTCAGGGCATCTTCCAGGACCCCGTGCTGCTGCCGTGTACCCACAGCTTCTGTCGGGAGTGTCTGCAGAGAAGTTTCCAGTTTAACAAGAAGTGTCCCGTGTGCAGGGACGCGTTTGAGGAAGGGCAGGCCATCTCCAACCGCGCGCTCAGCAGAACGTGTGAGACCTTCCTCAAGCAGTCAAACTGGCACCCGAAACGGGTCCGTCGCAATGAGGACACCTGTAACCTGCACCTGAAGCCGCTGGAGCTGTACTGTGAGAAGGACGAGGAGCCCGTGTGTGTGGACTGTGTCTCTCTGCACAGCTCACACCGGCTGTACTCACTGAGAGATGGGGCATCAGTGTGTAAG AGGGAACTGGGCTACAAAGTCCAGATTTTTGAGAAGAAAGTGGAGTCATACAAGAAGTGTACTCGTAAACTCAGCAACTCAGTGGAGTACATCAAG TATCAAGCTGGGCAGGCAGAGAAGCAGATCAAGGTGGAGTTCGAGAGGCTCCACAAGCTGCTCCTCACAGAGGAAGCTCTGCGTCTGAAAGCTCTGGCTGACGAGGAGGAGCAGAAGATTGCTTCCATACAGGAGCTGATTGAAAGCACAAACGAGGACATCATGGCTTTGAACAAGCTCAGTGAAACTCTGAAGAAAGAGATGGGCAACGAGGATCTACCCCTCCTGCGG AACTTCCAGAAGTTAAAAAGAAA CACCCAGTGGACTCGTCAAGAACCTTGCTTCCTTGACGACTCTCTTTTGAACATGGGCAATCATGTTGGTGCTCTGAGCTTCAACATCTGGAAGAACATGCAGGCGCATGTCAAATATT ATCCGGTGATGTTGGACCCGAACACGGCCTCTCCGTGGCTGTTCTTGAATCCCGACCTGTCCAGTGTGAAGGAAAGCTCGGAGCGGCTGACCGTCCCCGACAACCCAGAGCGCTTCGATCCCTGCGTCTTCGTCCTCGGTGCTGAAGGTTACCGCTCTGGGAAACACAGATGGGACGTCATTGTTGGTGACAACCCCAAGTGGATTGTGGGAGTGTGCAAAGAGTCAGTGCCCCGCAAAAAGAAGTTCACGGTCTCTACAAACCGCGGTGTGTGGTCCATGGGACTGAGCAAAGGGCTGTACACCGTCTCCACACAGGAGCGTACAGAGGTGCAGGTGCAGCAGCGTCCTGAAAGGATCCGCATTAAGCTGAATATGGATAAGGGAGAGGTGTCATTTTGGGATGGGGGAACATCGAAGCACCTTGTCACTTTAACACACAAGTTTGATGAGAAGATGTATCCGATGTTTGGCCCTGGGCTCTTTACCACGCCTATGATTCTGGCA CCGGGAAAAATAGCTGTACACACCTCATGA